A portion of the Acidisarcina polymorpha genome contains these proteins:
- a CDS encoding alpha/beta hydrolase family protein: MQSTQKVAAFCIFALAAAQLPAQSRRPMTFEDMMKMRRLGDIDLSKDGKWVLFSATDVDLEKNTKTSHLWIVPTGGGKEVALTASLAGESRGRFSPDGKQILFLSPRDGGQQIYLAPFDGETGTLGEAHKLTSISTEADGATWSPDGQSILFTSAVYPDCPATPDQQDACDKQRDDERAASKVKARIFTALLYRHWNAFTGDKRSHLFLVPSNGGTPRDLNPGDTHDVPPFSLGGPDAYAFSPDSKEIAFEENLDAVPATSTHVDIFTLRLDDPAAKPVKFTTSAGGNFSPAYSPDGKYIAFRSQARAGYESDRFRLMLFDRQSKQITDPMPAFDNWVDEFLWHPGSHNILFTSGDRGEEPLYQLQLDSTGGDRFRLINITKAGEFGDAHMSTDGRTLVVAKMTVRMPGEILVLNAAATSSASNGSSVHGIPVIPAEEKQITHLNTGLLTQIDLPSMDSFWFPSIGKVKVQGFVIRPPGFDPGKKYPVKLIIHGGPQGALGDSWSYRWNAELFAANGYVVLMINPRGSTGYGQAFVDGVNGDWGGKPFIDLMRGLDYAERSFPYIDKTRECAMGASYGGYMANWILGHTDRFKCIVSHDGMFNPVSAYGDTEELWFNEWEFKGKPWDYYGKPASLDPYRKWSPALAAKNFKTPTLVIHSQLDYRLDVSEGFQLFTTLQRQNIPSKMLYFPDEGHWVLKPQNSQLWYKTVNDWVDQYTKPQP; the protein is encoded by the coding sequence ATGCAATCCACTCAGAAAGTCGCCGCCTTCTGCATCTTCGCGCTTGCGGCCGCTCAGCTTCCCGCCCAGTCGCGCCGCCCCATGACCTTTGAGGACATGATGAAGATGCGCCGGCTCGGCGATATCGATCTATCTAAAGATGGCAAGTGGGTGCTCTTTTCGGCCACCGACGTCGATCTCGAGAAAAACACCAAGACCTCGCACCTGTGGATCGTCCCGACAGGCGGCGGCAAAGAAGTCGCTCTTACTGCCTCCTTGGCGGGCGAAAGCCGGGGTCGTTTCTCCCCAGACGGCAAGCAGATTCTCTTCCTGAGCCCCCGCGATGGAGGACAGCAGATTTACCTGGCGCCGTTCGACGGCGAGACCGGAACGCTCGGCGAAGCCCACAAGCTGACCAGCATCTCGACTGAGGCCGATGGCGCCACCTGGTCGCCTGACGGCCAGAGCATTCTCTTCACCTCAGCAGTTTATCCTGACTGTCCCGCGACTCCTGACCAGCAGGACGCCTGCGACAAACAGCGGGATGACGAACGCGCCGCCTCCAAGGTGAAGGCCCGCATCTTCACCGCGCTCCTCTATCGGCATTGGAATGCCTTTACCGGCGACAAGCGCAGCCATCTCTTCCTAGTCCCGTCTAACGGGGGAACTCCCCGCGACCTTAATCCGGGAGACACTCACGACGTTCCGCCATTCTCGCTCGGAGGACCCGACGCCTACGCCTTCTCGCCCGACAGCAAAGAGATCGCCTTTGAAGAGAACCTAGACGCGGTGCCCGCGACCTCGACTCATGTCGACATCTTCACGCTGCGCCTGGACGATCCGGCCGCCAAGCCGGTGAAGTTCACGACGAGTGCTGGAGGAAACTTCAGTCCTGCGTATTCGCCAGATGGAAAGTACATCGCCTTTCGTTCTCAGGCCCGGGCCGGATATGAAAGCGACAGATTTCGCTTGATGCTTTTCGACCGGCAATCGAAGCAGATCACGGACCCGATGCCCGCATTCGACAATTGGGTTGATGAATTTCTTTGGCATCCCGGATCGCACAATATCTTGTTTACTAGCGGAGATCGAGGCGAAGAGCCTCTCTATCAGCTGCAACTGGACTCGACCGGCGGCGACCGATTTAGGCTCATCAATATAACGAAGGCGGGCGAGTTCGGCGATGCTCATATGTCGACGGATGGCAGAACGCTGGTGGTCGCAAAAATGACGGTCCGAATGCCCGGCGAGATCCTCGTTCTGAACGCAGCCGCCACCTCTTCTGCTTCGAACGGTTCATCCGTCCATGGCATCCCCGTGATTCCGGCGGAGGAAAAACAGATCACCCACCTCAACACAGGGCTGCTCACACAAATCGACTTGCCCAGCATGGATTCTTTCTGGTTCCCCTCCATCGGCAAGGTCAAAGTGCAGGGCTTCGTCATCAGACCCCCAGGCTTCGACCCCGGCAAGAAATACCCCGTCAAACTGATCATCCACGGAGGGCCGCAGGGCGCATTGGGCGACTCCTGGAGCTATCGTTGGAACGCTGAGCTTTTTGCCGCCAATGGCTATGTCGTGCTCATGATCAATCCGCGCGGATCGACCGGCTATGGGCAGGCATTCGTTGACGGAGTCAACGGCGACTGGGGCGGCAAGCCCTTTATTGACCTGATGCGCGGCCTCGATTACGCGGAGCGTAGCTTCCCCTATATCGATAAGACCCGCGAGTGTGCGATGGGCGCAAGCTACGGCGGGTACATGGCGAACTGGATCCTCGGCCACACCGACCGCTTCAAGTGCATTGTCAGCCACGATGGCATGTTCAATCCGGTCTCCGCCTATGGGGACACCGAGGAACTTTGGTTCAACGAGTGGGAGTTCAAAGGCAAGCCCTGGGACTATTACGGCAAGCCCGCCTCGCTCGACCCCTATCGCAAATGGTCGCCCGCACTGGCAGCGAAGAACTTCAAGACGCCCACGCTGGTTATTCATAGCCAGCTCGATTACCGCCTCGATGTCTCTGAAGGATTCCAGCTCTTCACTACTCTGCAGCGGCAGAATATCCCCTCGAAGATGCTCTACTTTCCAGACGAAGGCCATTGGGTGCTGAAGCCACAAAACTCACAGCTCTGGTATAAGACCGTCAACGATTGGGTCGATCAGTATACGAAGCCGCAGCCGTGA
- a CDS encoding regulatory protein RecX has protein sequence MSFKPKKRPEPFDEAKLYEYAVGALGRRMRTVVELKRLMRSRVEEGESGQAKILAVVTRLEEQHYLDDPAYAVTFTRLRQENDKFGKRRVQQELSRKGVASELISSTLDVAYESVSEEELARKHLERKRVKQPATEKESARVVRLLVRGGFSLGVIFKVLKSWNVSDETLAAIETIDLNEAAGYE, from the coding sequence ATGAGTTTCAAGCCAAAGAAAAGACCTGAGCCGTTCGACGAAGCGAAGCTCTATGAGTACGCCGTCGGCGCGCTCGGCCGCCGCATGCGCACTGTGGTTGAACTCAAACGCCTCATGCGCAGCCGCGTCGAAGAAGGAGAGTCCGGACAGGCGAAGATCCTCGCGGTGGTCACGCGCCTCGAAGAGCAGCACTATCTCGATGATCCTGCCTATGCCGTCACCTTTACTCGCCTCCGTCAGGAAAACGACAAGTTCGGCAAACGACGCGTGCAACAGGAGCTATCGAGAAAGGGCGTTGCTTCGGAGCTGATCTCCTCCACTCTCGATGTTGCCTATGAAAGTGTCAGCGAAGAGGAGTTGGCCCGCAAGCACCTGGAGCGCAAGCGAGTGAAGCAGCCCGCCACCGAAAAAGAGTCCGCGCGAGTTGTCAGGCTCCTGGTTCGCGGAGGATTTTCACTCGGAGTCATCTTCAAAGTCTTGAAAAGCTGGAATGTTTCCGACGAGACTCTCGCCGCCATCGAGACCATCGACCTCAATGAAGCCGCCGGCTATGAGTAG
- a CDS encoding BON domain-containing protein produces MYRWSPALVWVSRRDHDEKDLPFRSRHRACCTRSLRTNDSATQEAVQRSLSADGFKNVDASVLQGVVTLGGSVPLYRARIDAMMVVSKIQGVRGVRDEIEVAAPSIPDRKLKAELDEAIIRTAYERLGRPSKAPTGICVHVHSGVVTLSGYIADPGLAMAAHAVSASTVGVKSLHDKIEVSPDASLMTEWTSRADSSTGLSSVP; encoded by the coding sequence GTGTATCGTTGGAGCCCTGCATTAGTATGGGTTTCTCGGAGGGATCACGATGAGAAGGATCTCCCTTTTCGTTCTCGCCACCGCGCTTGCTGTACCCGGAGCCTTCGGACAAACGATAGTGCCACGCAAGAAGCAGTTCAAAGATCGCTGAGCGCTGACGGCTTCAAGAACGTTGACGCCTCCGTCCTTCAGGGCGTTGTGACTCTAGGCGGCTCGGTTCCTCTCTACAGAGCCAGGATCGATGCAATGATGGTCGTGAGCAAAATTCAGGGCGTTCGCGGTGTTCGCGATGAGATTGAGGTTGCTGCTCCCAGCATTCCAGACCGGAAGCTTAAGGCAGAGTTGGACGAAGCCATCATTCGTACGGCATACGAACGACTCGGTCGCCCGTCAAAGGCGCCCACTGGAATCTGCGTCCATGTCCACAGTGGGGTCGTCACTCTCAGCGGCTACATCGCTGACCCAGGTCTTGCGATGGCCGCCCACGCCGTCTCTGCCAGTACTGTAGGTGTTAAGAGCCTTCACGACAAGATCGAGGTTAGTCCGGACGCAAGCCTGATGACCGAGTGGACAAGCAGGGCAGATTCAAGCACGGGTCTAAGTTCGGTACCGTAG
- a CDS encoding 2-oxoglutarate dehydrogenase E1 component — MATITTPEAPTSSPVNKPNSVQASRAQVFDAFRRWGYLQAQLDPLGQYLPPKTIPDLDLTGPDADEARGYYCGTVAAEFMHIADAGRREWIQERLENRANSRKELQIQDQNRTLELLLRADLFEQVIQSRYLGTKRFSLEGVTVLVPFIDELLHHAAEHGAVSGVIGMSHRGRLNVMVNVIGCEAADIFSKFEDVDPRSILGGGDVKYHVGATGDYVTRGGKTVDLHLVSNPSHLEAVDPVAAGRARAKQFRFGQGGEDKLIPIVIHGDAAFAGQGVLAETMNLATIDGFSIGGTIHIVVNNLIGFTAGPDEVSSSRFATDVAKRLPIPIFHVNAEDPDAVLRIAALAAEYRFTFHNDVVIDLIGYRRHGHSEVDDPTITQPIRYAKIKDHPPLYQIYSKAIGADISARTKELQTELVEAQKEATIRKKMPVLSHLPEYWSPFHGGSYKPEYDVETGLTTAEIAKISEGLTAYPADFHIHPKIKKLLEQRLEMGHGERPFDYGMAEAVAIGSLLKQGTPVRLSGQDSQRGTFNQRHSVLVDIENEQHFIPLNHLAPDQRQFEVYNSILSEAGVLGFEYGFSRDYPEALVMWEAQFGDFANGAQIIIDQFISSGEDKWGLLSGVVMLLPHGYEGQGPEHSSARVERYLQLAAHDNMQICQPSTAAQYFHLLRRQVMRPWRKPLVVFTPKSMLRNPSAASPIADFSRPHFLNVVPDTEAQNAKRLLLCTGKIGHELRIERQKRGVEKTAIVLVDQLYPWPEADLEAEFERHPEAHEIVWVQEEPANMGALSFVMPRLRLIAGSRQVLSVKRSAAASPATGSAKAHRDLEQRR, encoded by the coding sequence ATGGCTACCATTACTACTCCCGAAGCGCCAACTTCTTCTCCTGTCAACAAGCCAAACTCTGTGCAGGCTTCACGCGCTCAGGTATTTGACGCATTCCGACGCTGGGGCTACTTGCAGGCGCAGCTCGATCCACTGGGCCAGTATCTGCCGCCGAAGACCATCCCGGATCTCGATCTGACGGGTCCCGATGCTGACGAAGCGCGCGGCTATTACTGCGGCACGGTAGCGGCGGAGTTCATGCACATTGCTGACGCCGGGCGCCGCGAGTGGATTCAGGAGCGCCTTGAAAACCGCGCAAATTCGCGCAAAGAACTGCAAATTCAGGACCAAAATCGCACGCTGGAGCTACTATTGCGCGCGGACCTTTTCGAGCAGGTGATCCAGTCGCGCTACCTGGGCACAAAGCGGTTTTCGCTTGAGGGTGTGACGGTCCTGGTGCCGTTCATTGACGAGCTGTTGCACCACGCGGCTGAGCATGGCGCGGTGAGCGGCGTGATCGGCATGAGCCATCGCGGCCGTCTCAACGTGATGGTGAACGTGATTGGCTGCGAGGCAGCCGACATATTTTCGAAATTTGAAGATGTCGATCCACGCAGCATTTTAGGCGGCGGCGACGTGAAGTACCACGTAGGCGCCACCGGCGATTACGTCACCCGCGGCGGCAAGACCGTTGACCTGCACCTGGTTTCAAATCCCTCGCACCTGGAAGCCGTTGACCCCGTGGCCGCCGGCCGCGCCCGCGCCAAGCAGTTCCGCTTCGGGCAGGGCGGCGAGGACAAGCTGATTCCGATTGTGATCCACGGAGATGCGGCGTTCGCCGGGCAGGGGGTGTTGGCCGAGACGATGAACCTGGCGACGATCGATGGGTTTTCGATCGGGGGAACGATCCACATCGTAGTCAACAATTTGATTGGTTTCACCGCCGGGCCGGACGAGGTCAGCTCTTCGCGGTTCGCGACCGATGTGGCCAAGCGGCTGCCGATTCCCATCTTTCACGTCAACGCCGAGGATCCCGACGCGGTCCTGCGCATTGCCGCTCTGGCCGCTGAATACCGCTTCACCTTCCACAATGACGTGGTGATCGACCTGATTGGCTACCGGCGGCACGGGCATAGTGAAGTCGACGATCCGACCATTACTCAGCCGATCCGTTACGCCAAGATCAAAGACCATCCGCCGCTCTATCAGATTTACAGCAAAGCCATTGGCGCGGATATTTCGGCGCGGACTAAGGAGTTGCAAACCGAGCTGGTCGAGGCCCAGAAAGAAGCGACTATTCGTAAGAAGATGCCGGTATTGTCCCATCTTCCCGAATATTGGTCGCCCTTTCACGGAGGCTCATACAAGCCGGAATATGACGTCGAAACCGGCCTCACGACCGCAGAGATTGCCAAGATCAGCGAGGGGCTGACCGCTTATCCCGCGGACTTCCACATTCACCCCAAGATTAAGAAGCTGCTCGAGCAGCGACTCGAGATGGGCCACGGTGAACGGCCCTTCGACTACGGAATGGCCGAGGCCGTCGCCATTGGCTCGTTGTTGAAACAGGGCACCCCGGTTCGGTTAAGCGGGCAAGACAGCCAGCGGGGTACTTTCAACCAGCGGCACAGCGTATTGGTCGATATTGAGAATGAGCAGCACTTCATCCCGTTGAACCATCTGGCTCCCGATCAGAGACAGTTCGAAGTGTATAACTCGATCCTTTCCGAGGCCGGAGTGCTTGGCTTCGAGTACGGCTTCAGCCGCGATTATCCGGAAGCGCTCGTGATGTGGGAGGCGCAGTTTGGCGACTTTGCCAACGGCGCACAAATCATCATTGACCAATTTATCTCCTCCGGCGAAGACAAATGGGGGCTGCTCAGCGGTGTCGTAATGCTGCTGCCCCACGGCTATGAAGGTCAGGGGCCGGAGCATTCCAGTGCCCGCGTGGAGCGCTACCTGCAACTGGCGGCACATGACAATATGCAGATCTGCCAGCCGTCTACGGCCGCTCAGTATTTCCATCTTCTGCGGCGGCAGGTGATGCGTCCGTGGCGCAAGCCGCTCGTTGTCTTCACTCCGAAAAGCATGCTGCGCAACCCTTCGGCGGCCTCACCGATTGCTGATTTCTCGAGGCCGCACTTCCTCAACGTCGTCCCCGATACCGAGGCACAGAACGCCAAACGGCTGCTGCTCTGCACCGGAAAGATCGGCCATGAGCTGCGGATCGAGCGGCAGAAGCGCGGTGTGGAAAAGACGGCCATCGTCCTGGTTGACCAACTCTATCCCTGGCCTGAGGCCGACCTCGAGGCTGAGTTCGAGCGCCATCCCGAAGCTCACGAGATCGTCTGGGTTCAGGAGGAGCCAGCGAACATGGGCGCCTTGTCGTTCGTCATGCCGAGACTGCGTCTGATCGCCGGATCGCGGCAGGTGTTGAGTGTGAAGCGCTCGGCGGCGGCTAGCCCGGCTACCGGCTCTGCCAAGGCACACAGGGATCTTGAACAAAGACGCTGA
- a CDS encoding Gfo/Idh/MocA family protein → MCGFINFDRKEGYMALNRREFTQLTTAALVSQLLPNLNAQSSTQPLGYAMVGLGRISMGHFMPGLKDAKQSKLTGLVSGHRDKAEKNAAEYGVPTSAIYSYENFDSIRDNKAIDAVYIALPNSMHAEYTIRAAKAGKHVLCEKPMATSVDDCKAMIAACRDNNVKLMIAYRCQLEPTNLRAIQMIRDGMLGSVQAIESANGFNIGPDWRLDKKLAGGGPLMDVGVYSLNACRYLTGEEPQVISAYSSVIDKDGRFSSVEENVGWTMKFPSGIVASCNTTYGGQMNGYFRVHGAKGSIDMDSAFGYQGQHLTAQIGRDNRIDEPSTARDPSQFTRQADYFADCVRNNKEPKMDGQEGLRDIQYMAEIYKMAGVAF, encoded by the coding sequence ATGTGCGGTTTCATCAACTTTGACAGAAAAGAAGGTTACATGGCCCTGAACCGTAGAGAATTTACTCAACTCACGACCGCCGCGCTCGTCTCCCAGCTTCTCCCGAACCTGAACGCACAGTCCAGCACCCAACCGCTTGGCTATGCCATGGTGGGTTTGGGACGCATTTCGATGGGCCACTTCATGCCCGGCCTCAAGGATGCCAAGCAATCGAAACTCACGGGCTTGGTCAGTGGCCACCGCGACAAGGCAGAGAAGAACGCCGCAGAATACGGCGTTCCAACTAGCGCTATTTACAGCTATGAGAACTTCGATAGCATTCGCGACAACAAGGCGATTGATGCCGTCTATATTGCACTGCCCAACAGCATGCATGCCGAATACACGATCCGCGCCGCCAAAGCAGGCAAGCATGTGCTCTGCGAGAAGCCGATGGCGACCTCGGTCGACGACTGCAAGGCGATGATTGCCGCCTGCCGCGACAACAACGTCAAGCTGATGATCGCCTACCGCTGCCAGTTGGAGCCGACCAACCTGCGCGCGATCCAGATGATCCGCGACGGAATGCTCGGCAGCGTGCAGGCGATCGAGAGTGCGAACGGCTTCAACATCGGCCCCGATTGGCGGCTCGACAAGAAGCTGGCCGGCGGAGGGCCGTTGATGGATGTGGGCGTCTACTCGCTCAACGCCTGCCGCTATCTGACCGGCGAAGAGCCGCAGGTGATCTCGGCTTACTCCTCGGTGATCGACAAGGACGGCCGCTTCAGTTCGGTCGAAGAAAACGTTGGCTGGACGATGAAGTTTCCCTCGGGCATCGTGGCGAGTTGCAATACGACTTACGGCGGCCAGATGAACGGCTACTTCCGCGTCCACGGCGCGAAGGGCTCGATCGATATGGATTCGGCCTTCGGCTACCAGGGGCAGCACCTGACCGCCCAGATCGGCCGCGACAACAGGATTGACGAGCCGAGCACCGCCCGTGATCCGAGCCAGTTCACCCGGCAGGCAGATTACTTTGCCGACTGCGTCCGCAACAACAAGGAACCGAAGATGGATGGGCAAGAGGGGTTGCGGGATATTCAGTACATGGCGGAGATTTATAAGATGGCTGGGGTTGCGTTTTGA
- a CDS encoding UBP-type zinc finger domain-containing protein, giving the protein MATECSHLDQIQDVKPHTRGCEECLKAGTKWVHLRMCLVCGHVGCCDSSQGKHATKHFHQTHHPLMRSAEKGEQWGWCYVDEVELEF; this is encoded by the coding sequence ATGGCCACTGAATGCTCTCACCTCGATCAGATCCAGGATGTCAAACCCCACACCCGCGGCTGCGAAGAATGCCTTAAGGCAGGAACCAAATGGGTCCATCTCCGCATGTGCCTCGTCTGTGGACACGTTGGCTGCTGTGACTCCTCACAAGGCAAACACGCGACCAAGCACTTCCATCAAACCCACCATCCGCTCATGCGCTCTGCCGAGAAAGGCGAGCAATGGGGATGGTGCTACGTCGATGAAGTTGAACTGGAATTCTAA